From one Agathobaculum sp. NTUH-O15-33 genomic stretch:
- a CDS encoding MraZ N-terminal domain-containing protein has product MKTKFDELGRIQLTSDIAKTFNIVSKQNLQIRLESMQLVLTPTNEQKLPLQNGNEIRERVDNEQQIPVNQRTYIRAVDENNRIVVPIAFRRELGWTKDTVLILEHKEKIIYLYEYK; this is encoded by the coding sequence TTGAAAACCAAATTTGATGAACTAGGAAGGATTCAGCTTACATCCGATATCGCTAAAACTTTTAACATTGTATCAAAACAAAATTTGCAGATTCGATTAGAAAGCATGCAACTAGTCTTAACCCCAACAAATGAGCAAAAGCTTCCGCTCCAGAATGGAAATGAAATAAGAGAAAGAGTGGATAATGAACAGCAAATTCCAGTTAATCAACGAACCTATATCCGAGCAGTGGATGAGAATAATCGTATTGTTGTGCCGATTGCATTTCGTAGAGAATTGGGATGGACGAAAGATACGGTACTTATTTTGGAACATAAAGAAAAGATCATTTATTTATATGAGTATAAATAA
- a CDS encoding substrate-binding domain-containing protein, which translates to MKRFLSILTASVMTLSLLAGCGGNDTSAPAGDGGDAGTSAEGSLKIGLTMSNRDQWLSTMEQAAMDYAKANGVELKSFDSNVDVVTQLSHVTACANDNYDAMIVNLVNTDNAQEMIDAAGDMPIVFVNRTPGNPDALLKADEIVYVGSDESEAGGLEGEYIANLLKEANKKDVNIVIMTGTLGMQATTLRTNSAKEALEASGLNVTYVFEDTAEWDRAKAMEKFVQFMGTGKPYDAVICNNDEMALGVVEAMKTTGEGKVTAPVAGVDATDSALESIKNGDQAFSAFQNAVGQGEGAVEAAIKLAKGESCEVYNWVPFEPVDASNVANYMK; encoded by the coding sequence ATGAAAAGATTCCTGTCTATTTTGACCGCGTCCGTTATGACCCTAAGCCTGCTGGCCGGATGCGGCGGCAACGACACTTCTGCTCCCGCGGGAGACGGAGGGGATGCCGGGACCAGCGCGGAGGGCTCGCTCAAGATCGGTCTGACGATGTCCAACCGCGACCAGTGGCTTTCCACCATGGAGCAGGCCGCCATGGATTACGCAAAGGCGAACGGCGTGGAGCTGAAAAGCTTTGACTCCAACGTCGACGTTGTGACCCAGCTTTCCCATGTGACTGCGTGCGCCAACGATAATTACGACGCGATGATCGTAAACCTTGTCAACACGGACAACGCGCAGGAAATGATCGACGCGGCGGGCGACATGCCCATCGTATTTGTCAACCGTACCCCGGGCAACCCGGACGCGCTGCTCAAGGCCGACGAGATCGTTTACGTCGGTTCCGATGAAAGCGAAGCCGGCGGTCTGGAAGGCGAGTACATTGCAAACCTGTTGAAGGAAGCCAACAAGAAGGACGTTAACATCGTCATCATGACCGGCACGCTCGGCATGCAGGCGACCACGCTGCGCACCAACTCCGCGAAGGAAGCGCTCGAAGCGAGCGGCCTGAACGTCACCTATGTGTTTGAAGACACCGCCGAGTGGGACCGCGCCAAGGCAATGGAGAAATTCGTGCAGTTCATGGGCACCGGCAAGCCGTACGACGCGGTCATCTGCAACAACGATGAGATGGCGCTGGGCGTGGTCGAAGCGATGAAGACCACGGGCGAGGGCAAGGTCACCGCTCCCGTCGCCGGTGTGGACGCCACTGATTCCGCGCTGGAATCCATCAAGAACGGCGATCAGGCATTCAGCGCGTTCCAGAACGCGGTAGGTCAGGGCGAGGGCGCTGTGGAAGCCGCGATCAAGCTGGCCAAGGGCGAAAGCTGCGAGGTCTATAACTGGGTGCCCTTTGAGCCTGTCGACGCGTCCAACGTGGCAAATTACATGAAGTAA